The window TGAGAATATAACCTTGCTGAGATCTTCCCTCCAAAGAGCTACTATCTCAGAAACTTTGCTTGGAAGATAAGATCGTGCCATCAGAGCAGCTTCTGGTATCCGgttactatcaaaataaaaatccgTTTATCCTAACAATAGGCACACAGATTTGATTTCCTAAATGGCCAAATGAACACTAATTAAATACCTCTGTACCAATAACTGCAGACAATCTTCCAATCTACCCAGCGTAAATAAGCAAAGAAACGCAACATTGTTCTTCCCCTGTTCCTTAGCAAGGCATGCAAGTTTTGACACCCCTTCAGCATCTCCCAAAGAAGAATATAGTAGTAACAAACCACTCAAATCCATAGCGTACTTCATGCAATCCTCGGTCAGTTGAAGCTACCATGATGGAACACGCACAAATGCAAAAGAGTAGCTTAGTTAGTAGACATCAGAGACGAATCCGCAAAGACTAGAAGCCTAGAAGAAAGCTTATTGCCATTGTAAGATCTAAATATAGCAATCAACTTCTATCAATACAATGTAAAGTAGTAACCTGACTGATATAGCATTTGCATAGAAAGTTAATTTTCTTATTACCAATACAAAAATTTGGGTAACATTTTCTTAATAGAGAAGATGTACCTTCCCGGAGGACATGGCTAACTCTCCTAACTGCTTCCATTTAGACCCGCTCTGTACTTCTTCAGCTATTACCTACAAACATGGGAAACAAACATATGATAAATAATTCTACTTCCAGAGAAAGTAAGAGTAATTCTTAAACAATTAAGCATCACCTATCATATTACCTTTGCCATTTCAAGTCTACCCAGTTGTATGGCCAGATCAAATTTGTAGTCAGGATCTGTTGCAATTTCTAAAGCATCTTCAATCATTCCCCGAGATTCCAAGAAATGAGCAACACTGAAAGTTGAAAAAATTTCTAGATGAAACTAAAAGAGATGCACACAAAATAGTGAAAAACCATTTGGCACAAAATATCAAACTGCAGATCCTCACTAACATACCACAATACTGtattcttcaaaaataatatcacGTAAGACATAGCAGGCAACAGGAGATAAAGTGCAGTAAAGAATGAATTATACATGAATGTAAAAATTTAGATCAGAATAACATATAACGTACTTGTTATGTTGCTCTTTAGGAATTGTAGGTAAAATCTGATTGGCTCTATCCAAATCGCCTCGCATCACAAGAGTCTTGTATTCAATCAGGCTAAGCAGCAGGGTATATCCTACGACACTGCATTCCCATAAAAAGGTGAAATACGTCATCAAATTATGTATGCATTATAAAACAGTCTGAAATATAACACAAATAAAGAAACGTACTTGAATTCTTTGTCTATCAAGTACACCCGGCTTTGGTTGGCCATATAGCCTAACAAATACATTGGGCGGTCCAAATGATACATTGTGGTTACCTGCCATAAGTTTATTAGAAGCTAAGATATTATGTAGCTCATAAATATCATTAGAAATCAAAATACACTCTTGGGTACCTCGCCTCCAACACAATAATTAAGCTTCCAAGAAGAGTTGTTGTAAATGAAGCAGTCCCCAACCCATATACCTGTCCTGACACGTTCATCGTTCTCGTGGAGAACCTCAAAAGCATCATCAACACCCTCCTCATCAGTTGGTTTTCCACTATCAAAATGCGAGGAAACCAAGTCACGCTGTAACAGCAAGAGGAACACCAGGGTAAGCTTTTGGACAATCCACGAAAGTGACTATATATAGCTGGAAAATTGAGGTTGAACGGATTCTCACATTGTACTTCAAGATGTAGAATGACGTATCACTAGCAATGGCTACTAAATCACCACTTTCAGCCCAATACAGATTCTGCAGATTTTTCGTGGTAGCGCTAAAGAGTTAGTAAATACGCAAATGGGGACAAATtcaatctaaaaataaaatgtaaagagAGAATTGAAAAACGTGATGAATGCTAACTTCTCATAACAGAGACAAGTTAACTGGAATACCTTTACTGTGACATCAATTTGTTGAATCAGCCTGCATTCAGCCCAATCATAAAAGCAGATAAAATCATTTGAACACATTGCCAACAAGGTTCCTCCAAAGATCTTCTCAGCTGAGAAAGTAGGCCGAATACTCTTCCTTTCCTGAAAACACCACCTTTTATTAATACAGCAGACCCAGCAATAGCTGTCTCTGTTGCAAACATCTGCAGTTTCTAGAATCGCACTCTAACAAAATTGTATAAGTAAGACAACAATGAGAATAGCAAACCTGGAAATTTCTATTGCATATCTTTATCTTTGATGAACTTTCTCTAACTGCACATTCCCCCTCGGATGACCAAACAAATTCCAGCCCAGACCCGAAAGATCTATTTCTCCAAACTACAGATGTGTAGATTATGTACTCTCCATCACCACAAACAACGACAGTCCTCCCATGAGGGTTGTGCTTCAAGCTCTGAGAGTTAAAATGGCTATATATGAGATACACGAGATGATTATTCTGAACCACACTCTTGGACTTCATATGATACATAGTTTGAAATTATCATCTATTAACGcttcattttaaatataaaattgttttaaataaccTTAAAAACTTAAGATCTAGCTGAAGCATGGCTCCTAGTGATACCCACCAATACTTCAATGCTCATGTCCATCACACCCATTTAAGTGGGACATGCACCAAAAATGTTTACCCAAAGATCCTATAATAGTTCAACACTACAGAAAAAGTTTTGAATGGTGTTGTGTAGTAACGCTCACTTGTGGATAAAGATCACAGGTCCCCAGCTCTTTAACAGACAAGGGAAGTCTTTCTCCATCAGTAACCTAAGGTAGAGAGAAATGAAGCTTAAACTCATCAGGCAgacaaataaaattgttaagGGGCACAGGTTTACCATGCCAGAATACAAGAGTTACAAAATAGGAGCTAGACCTCGTAACCTGCACCAATACTTTTGATGTTTGCAGTTTGAATTTCATTATGCTTAGCCCATATAATTTTTCCGCTACTGTCCATGCTAGCGACAGGAATTTCTCGTCCAAGTTTAACCATAATGGTTCCTTCATCATATCCAATCACAACCCTGTAAAATACAAACACATGCGTTGTTGATGGTCCTGTATGATCAGTTGAAAAAGGTCTAAACACTGATCCCTCAAAAGCTCCTAGCTACTCTGAGTGACCTTATCTATCCAAATCGTCAATTTCAGAGGAAATCTAGCTACAAAaaggacaaaaacaaatattctaTCTATAGAGAACATCTACCCCTCGATCATAATTCGAAAAATCATTAAGTAGGGAGCAGAACTCACCGCCGCGAACTTTTGATGTAACCAATGGCCCAGACTCTCTCGAGACCATAATTCAATGTGTTTTCTAGcctgaaaaagaaatataagaTTGAAAATAACAGATCAAACGACCAAAAGAGAAAGCAAACCTATGGTGAAAATGTATACAAGAAAGAACCCCATGTGAACATGGTGTAGTTGAGTCATGAGTGTTAAAGACCTAAACCATATCATTGTTATGTCTTTTGACAGAAATAATTTTAGGTGAAAATACCTGTAAGTCGTGGAGTGCCAAATGCGAACAGTGCCATCCTCAGAACCTGTGATTATTATCGGAAGCTCAGGATGGAAACATACGGCAGATACATTGTGTGTGTGCCCATCTAGCGTCTGGACACAACTTTTGGTTTGATAATCCCATACCTGAAAAAGTACCACAAGTAAATGATCTGCAAATACATAATTCTCAGGGGAAGCAAAGCACATATAGGAATCTTAACCGGAAGCATACCTTAGCAGTATGATCATCAGAGCCAGTAATTAAGTAAGGTTTATCACCCCCTGTGAAATAGTCTACGCAGTTGACTCCTTTCTGATGAGCATCCAGTGTAAAATTTGGGTCTGGGGAACCGAGATTCCATATCTGAAGATGAACAAGCATGAAAAANNNNNNNNNNNNNNNNNNNNNNNNNNNNNNNNNNNNNNNNNNNNNNNNNNNNNNNNNNNNNNNNNNNNNNNNNNNNNNNNNNNNNNNNNNNNNNNNNNNNNNNNNNNNNNNNNNNNNNNNNNNNNNNNNNNNNNNNNNNNNNNNNNNNNNNNNNNNNNNNNNNNNNNNNNNNNNNNNNNNNNNNNNNNNNNNNNNNNNNNNNNNNNNNNNNNNNNNNNNNNNNNNNNNNNNNNNNNNNNNNNNNNNNNNNNNNNNNNNNNNNNNNNNNNNNNNNNNNNNNNNNNNNNNNNNNNNNNNNNNNNNNNNNNNNNNNNNNNNNNNNNNNNNNNNNNNNNNNNNNNNNNNNNNNNNNNNNNNNNNNNNNNNNNNNNNNNNNNNNNNNNNNNNNNNNNNNNNNNNNNNNNATTGTTATGTCTTTTGACAGAAATAATTTTAGGTGAAAATACCTGTAAGTCGTGGAGTGCCAAATGCGAACAGTGCCATCCTCAGAACCTGTGATTATTATCGGAAGCTCAGGATGGAAACATACGGCAGATACATTGTGTGTGTGCCCATCTAGCGTCTGGACACAACTTTTGGTTTGATAGTCCCATACCTGAAAAAGTACCACAAGTAAATGATCTGCAAATACATAATTCTCAGGGGAAGCAAAGCACATATAGGAATCTAAACCGGAAGCATACCTTAGCAGTATGATCATCAGAGCCAGTAATTAAGTAAGGTTTATCACCCCCTGTGAAATAGTCTACGCAGTTGACTCCTTTCTGATGAGCATCCAGTGTAAAATTTGGGTCTGGGGAACCGAGATTCCATATCTAAAGATGAACAAGCATGAAAAATAGTCTGAGCAAACACTTATTAAAGCACCTTGAACTGACTAAGCCATAAATCTAAGCGCATTGACCTCTTTCACACCTTTATGGTACGATCAAGCGATGCACTGGCAAAAGTGTTGGTGTCTTTTGGATTGAATACCACTTGCATCACATAGTGTGAATGTCCCTCAAAAATCTGAGTACAAGCCCAACCATTTTCCCAGTCCCAAAGCTTTATGAGCATATCATCAGAAGATGATAGCACATATGGAAGGGTCGGATGGACAGCTACACACCTAATGTAATCCGAATGAGCCTCGAATACCTTGACCTTGTCCATTGTATTGTAATTGTATACACGGATGTACATATCATCAGCTCCAGCCACAACCCATTGTTTGCGCGGAATAAACTTGGCCGACCTAACtgcaaaatcatatattaaaatcagcaacaacaacaacaacagactAAACAAGGCAGTATACAGCaagtaaaaaaactataacaatGAAATCAGAAGATGCTCATAAACTTGTTATACCTGGCAACTCGGTCACCTCGAAGGATTTTGTAATCGTCTGAGGATAACCATAGTAAACTCATATCAGAAAAATCATAGTAAGTGCTACCAAAAAGACCAATTACAGACCTCTAAACCTCATAAAATGAGTTACATTTTGGTTATCCCACGTCATAGGCTGTTCAGTGTAAGGTACAAGCATAAAGATATtaatgaaacagagaaaaaaaaaattcaaatattcacACACCTGTGTTTGGTAGTTCCAAATACACACGGCTCCAGAATACAAACTTGCCAGAATCCTGTAACACCGTGTGATTTGAATCGTTAAATCGTTAATTCAGTCACCACATCCAACCATGTAACTAAGTTTCATTTCATGATAAGTCATTTGAAAATTACCATGGTTCTGTAGGATGAAGATCCACAGATTTGACTCTCTCTGATCGTTGAGCAAATTTTCTCTGAtgcaaaaaacataacaaaaatcaaattaatagcCACAtctattttaatgaaataaatgcATTACAGCTCCTAATATACATCAGTAAAGATAAAACAATACCTTGATATCGAGTCTGAGAGGCTGTTgcaacacaaagaagaagaagaagaacaatcgTCAGTTACATTGTTTGATTTCAAAATCGTGAAATGTTGCGAATAGAGAGAGCATTCAAAACCACATAAACACCAGatctttttcaaaattcaatCTCATAAACCAAAAATGCCAGACACAGTCAGACACTCTATACTCGATTTCATGAAAGAATCGATATGAAAACAACATGAGGATGGCGATGTTGAACCATTCAAATCCCACGATCTCACTCAAATTAGGTAAAAACTACATAAGAAAATGCAACATCCAAGATCGCATCGCGCATACAAAATCCAATTGAGATCTGgggagaaaggaaaaaaaaaaaaaagagaggaatgaGAGATTAGAGTAGTTACCATTGTTACGGATTAAGCAGAAGATATGCTCTCGACGGATCTAGTGTTTTTTCGCTTAAATCTGTTAGACCGACGACGATCGGAGAAAGACGTTAAGGCTCAGGGCGTCGTAGAGTGCGGGCAGAGAGCTTGCTTTGTTGTATTAATACGGCGgagatattaaaataaaataaaataaaaaatggaaaattcaCAAATTATGGACAAAGGAACGGATGAAGATATTTACGGGATTGCCACTGCGGTTGGACCTGCTattagggctgggcaaaataaccgataaccaaataaccgaccgaaaccgaaccgaaaaaaaccaaaccgaaccgaaccgaaattcttcaaatacccgaatggttagtaaaaatctatatccaaactaactgaaatcgaaccgaaccgaaccgacaattaaatggttaaccgaaatatccgaaaacctagaagatatcaaatattatatacttaatattatgcaaaactataaaataaacttaaaatataaattatttctagattcaaaacaattaaatattttaaataatcaatatatgtaaatgttattattttgaatttacaaagttaaatactattttgtaaaattgaatccatatttttcccttttttgtatttttgttattgtatatttggttaattttggttatattcggttagttttggttatatttggtttatttggttaatgttaatataatttatgttagttatggttatttatttaaataaccaaaccgaaaccgaaccgaaagaaaccgaaccgaaccNNNNNNNNNNNNNNNNNNNNNNNNNNNNNNNNNNNNNNNNNNNNNNNNNNNNNNNNNNNNNNNNNNNNNNNNNNNNNNNNNNNNNNNNNNNNNNNNNNNNNNNNNNNNNNNNNNNNNNNNNNNNNNNNNNNNNNNNNNNNNNNNNNNNNNNNNNNNNNNNNNNNNNNNNNNNNNNNNNNNNNNNNNNNNNNNNNNNNNNNNNNNNNNNNNNNNNNNNNNNNNNNNNNNNNNNNNNNNNNNNNNNNNNNNNNNNNNNNNNNNNNNNNNNNNNNNNNNNNNNNNNNNNNNNNNNNNNNNNNNNNNNNNNNNNNNNNNNNNNNNNNNNNNNNNNNNNNNNNNNNNNNNNNNNNNNNNNNNNNNNNNNNNNNNNNNNNNNNNNNNNNNNNNNNNNNNNNNNNNNNNNNNNNNNNNNNNNNNNNNNNNNNNNNNNNNNNNNNNNNNNNNNNNNNNNNNNNNNNNNNNNNNNNNNNNNNNNNNNNNNNNNNNNNNNNNNNNNNNNNNNNNNNNNNNNNNNNNNNNNNNNNNNNNNNNNNNNNNNNNNNNNNNNNNNNNNNNNNNNNNNNNNNNNNNNNNNNNNNNNNNNNNNNNNNNNaaaaaactaaaccgaaccgaaccgaaattcttcaaatacccgaatggttagtaaaaatctatatccaaactaaccgaaaccgaaccgaaccgaaccgacaattaaatggttaaccgaaatatccgaaaacctagaagatatcaaatattatatacttaatattatgcaaaactataaaataaacttaaaatataaattatttctagattcaaaacaattaaatattttaaataatcaatatatgtaaatgttattattttgaatttacaaagttaaatactattttgtaaaattgaatccatatttttcccttttttgtatttttgttattgtatatttggttaattttggttatattcggttagttttggttatatttggtttatttggttaatgttaatataatttatgttagttatggttatttatttaaataaccaaaccgaaaccgaaccgaaccgaaccgaaatttcaaaaatatccaaatggttactatattactatatccaaaataaccgaaaccgaatacaaccgaaccgaaaccgaatggttaaccgaatgtcCAGGCCTACCTGCtatgtttatgatttatgaacgtcgtttgaaaaatatttactttttttttgttattgttatacAGCTTTTTATGACCAAAGTAAGTATCatcaaacaatttattttatactacATAGAGCCATAGAGGACAAGTCATATGACATGTTGCATTTTATTGACTGTTATatgttaaacaaataaaaattcctTAATCTCCTAAAAATGGGAAAAGGCCTCACAAACTTTGAACACAAGTCATCTATGCAATAAAAAGGTGACATGTGGCATTTTAATCCTCAAAAATAAACAAGGGAAAATATATATGACttattttttgacattttattttctttttgaaagttTGGATTTTCCTTTAAACATTTCATCCAATATATTCACGATCTTTGAAACCAGTTTCCTTTAAATTTCTGTTACATCTCATTCTTGCATTTCATTTTCCTCATGATCTTGCGCAGTTACAGACTGTTAGTAAAAAATTTGGACAGAAATTGAAAAACTCCCATGGAGAAGAATTTACAACAATTGTTTTGGCTAACATATTCAGCACATATATTCTGTTCGCGGTGACAGAAGGAGAAGGTCATTGATGTAAATAAGTGGCGCCATTGTTTGATCGTATTAATGTATGGTTGCAACCTCTGATTATAGCAATCTTGAGTGAGTAGTCGGGTAATGTTTAGGTTATCACCGATTTATAGCCTAGTCCCCAGCTGCATTGTATAGCCCGTATTAGACTTGAGCATTCAGATTCTTCTCGAGTGGGGCGTCCTTGAAATTTCCCCATGCCACAATGTAGTACCTGACCATTTGTATTTCGGATTATCCATACGAGTCCCGAGACCCGTTCTCCTTCATGGTGTGATGCATCATAAGTGCACTTTACCCATCCAGACTGTGGTTTGGTCCATCGTGAGTTTCTTCTTGTAAGATTTCCTCTATTTGGTTGGACGTCTTGAGTGTCTGTATGATTTAACCATTCGGCAGCATCTGTTGAGGCTTGAGTGATTATTGTACTCACAGTTACATTCTTCTTGTTGAAAACAAGATCATTTCTTCCTTTTCATAATCTCCATAGCATCCAGAAAAGTAAGAATCGAACCAAATAATCCAAACTTGTATCTTTAGATATGGTAAGAAGAAACTGCAGCTTCTCATGCAATGATTTTTGTGGATCACAAAGTTGATCAGGAGGATATCCCGCCTTTTTCCAGACCATGGTAGCGTATGGACAAGAGAACAACATATGATCCGTTGTATCGATTATTGAACTGCATCTTGCACAGTACGGGTTAACCTTTATATTTTGTCGGAGAAGATTTTCACCTACCCCTATGGCTCGAGATGCCACCCTGCATTGATCTCAATGCTGattagtaataaaattattggagggaaaaaaaaaagatcttgcGCAGTTACCTTGAATATACTCTTCACGTTGTAATTTTTTCAACATGTGTTTACGTCGATTCTTTTCATAGTCTGGCCGGTGGACATGCAGTATGTGGATTCTCTTTGTATTAGTTCCACCACCACATGCATATTTTTTGTGTATCTTCGTCGTCACATGCATATTTTTTGTGTATCTTCGACGTCACTTATATGTTTCCCTGCCATTTCCGGTCCATGGGATCAGCTTGCTTAGTGTGATTTCGTTTCTCTCGAAAACCCCCTGAAAGCTTCAtcatataaatcttttaaaatctgatAGTAAAGAAGAATTTTAAGTCAGATATTTCATGAAAAAGATCTAGGTAATGGAAGATACTTCTTCATTGAGCATATGCAAAGTAGCCCAAACAAAACCCCTAGCTAGTTGATGGCCTAGGCCCCAGACTCATAAAAACGAGAGTTTCGGCCCGACTCTTTAAATGCTACTTGTATAGACAATTacacattttcttctttttttagaaaaaaaaattgcgaaTATATAGTTACTATCAGCAAATCTGATCTTGTTCAATTTTATTCGTTTCTTGGTCAATCTTACAATTTCTTTAGAAAATTTTCTTTAGAGTAACAACGTTAAGttaatttgatatgtataaTATAGGAGATTAATAAGTTATGTTCTTACgggaatatatatatcattgttcAAGTTAAGCAAAAGAATCAAGAGAAGTATGCACTTTCTGCCGGTTAAATCGTTTTCGTGTTTCTGCCTTTAGTTAATTAGTTTACCAATTCCGTAGCCCTTTTCCTAGTCTACTATAGATGTATCATTATTTTTATGTTGGCATGGAATTCTAACTGGCATATCACCCTAAATTAATCATAGGTAATCGAGTTTAAGACCAAAGAAAGTTGATAGAAAGTGGGACAAAATGTCATCAGGAgctttaaaaaatgaaaaaaaaacatgttgtaAATTGAGAATAAACCTTCGTGATTCCtaccaaaaaatatttgacaaCGTATTATGAGGGAGTGAGCTTTTATATTTAGATTGATAGAAAGTGAGAATGTCATTAGAAGcttttaacatatattaaaagGGCTGATGTATACGAGAATAAACCTTCATGATTCCTACCAAGATTTATTGACAAGTAAAACAACATTCACTTGGTTGAAGGATGCACCTTTCATAGTTATGAACTTgcaaaatatattatcaaaaaatcAACATCTgtatattattcataatatatacCTATGGCCATTCGAGTTGAAGTTGCTTTGTTTTAATTGGCATCCAACAAAAGGCTTGTAGTAATAGACATTTAATATTAGCATGAGGTCTGATTAGAACTGAATACTAGTTCACATTTGTCACAAATAGAATTAATCTCCGATATTTGTTGAGTACTGAAAAATGTCTAAAAACATGAACCCATCCAAATTATTTGAAACAATATGTTCAAAAGAATAACTGATAGTTAGGTCATAGGTGTGTCAAAAATAGCAGAATATATCTTGATTAGACcatgatgaaacttgcattacCTGCTGCATAGTTTGTTTCATTTCCATACTCATTGCGTAGGTGGACTCGACGCATCACACATCAAAGTCGCAAAGAGATTAGTTGTTTTGATGCTTTTTGTCccattttattgaattttactGACTCttcgtcatatatatatatattaatgcaaAGTTTCAAGATAAACCCACatggttatattttaaaattattataaacaaacaatcaaatactTAAGTTAACATCATCATGACGCTTCTaatgtatgttttcttttaatggGACCTTGCATTGGCCGTCAAAGGAGATAAATTATATCAAGTCCAAAttaatgaccaaaaaaaaaaaattaggtcaaAGTTAAGAGAAATGATTGAAGCACGTACGAGAGGGAAGAAAGGTCGAAAGAGAACGAAACTGGTATATTCTTTGGAATATACCTGTCCacttataattttatgaaaatagaaaagatataaaccaatcaaaactAAGAACTTGGACATTCCCATTATTTACGGAAGAGCTACCTACCGTTGGATCGATCAATGGACTAATAATGTTCAAGTTATCTTCGCATTTGTTCAAGATCTTGCTTTTTACGGCTAAAAGGCTACCAAAAGTGGGATGTGCCTAGCTAAGGGTGGACACCAACAAGCTCACGAATCTAATGCGCTCTTTGTTGTTGAAGTGGTACAGTCGCAACAAACATATTTCATCACCATTTTCAATATTTGTGCTAGTAAAATTAGGTTCAGGAAAAAAGATGGTTATATACTATATGAAATTAATGGGAGTGGCCTGCATGTTATCTCATTCTTAGTGAATAACCATTtaccccaaaaaacaaaatgcagGATAAGTGAAATCCTTTCGTCATTTAATACGtctatataataattaagcATGGTTGCAACCGGAGTTGAAACCAACGAATCCTCATCTTGATCCATAGAGATCGATGTTTAGTCGTTCAAAACTAGTTCCAGTTCTTCTGTTCATTCCACGATGTTTTGTCGAATCTTGCACATCCTTgcttcaacattttttttttttttaaatatgtgaattttcattagaGAAAATCTAATTGTAGTGATTACAATAGCTTGATACAGAAGATAACTcttgcccaaaaaaataaaaacaatgggATATCTGCAAATAGACCGAAAGTATCAATATGATCTATAGATTTCTAAGCCACACTTGCAAAAGCCTTTTGAAAATTTTCCGATGTGCCTTTGCGAAGATGGCATCCCGTATTTGCCGATCAAGAACCTTGAAAAGAACCTGTGCTGGGGTGGATAAATTGTTATGCACCCTGTTGTTTCTTTCAATCCAGATTGTGTAGACTAG is drawn from Camelina sativa cultivar DH55 chromosome 1, Cs, whole genome shotgun sequence and contains these coding sequences:
- the LOC104780794 gene encoding coatomer subunit beta'-3 produces the protein MPLRLDIKRKFAQRSERVKSVDLHPTEPWILASLYSGAVCIWNYQTQTITKSFEVTELPVRSAKFIPRKQWVVAGADDMYIRVYNYNTMDKVKVFEAHSDYIRCVAVHPTLPYVLSSSDDMLIKLWDWENGWACTQIFEGHSHYVMQVVFNPKDTNTFASASLDRTIKIWNLGSPDPNFTLDAHQKGVNCVDYFTGGDKPYLITGSDDHTAKVWDYQTKSCVQTLDGHTHNVSAVCFHPELPIIITGSEDGTVRIWHSTTYRLENTLNYGLERVWAIGYIKSSRRVVIGYDEGTIMVKLGREIPVASMDSSGKIIWAKHNEIQTANIKSIGAGYEVTDGERLPLSVKELGTCDLYPQSLKHNPHGRTVVVCGDGEYIIYTSVVWRNRSFGSGLEFVWSSEGECAVRESSSKIKICNRNFQERKSIRPTFSAEKIFGGTLLAMCSNDFICFYDWAECRLIQQIDVTVKNLYWAESGDLVAIASDTSFYILKYNRDLVSSHFDSGKPTDEEGVDDAFEVLHENDERVRTGIWVGDCFIYNNSSWKLNYCVGGEVTTMYHLDRPMYLLGYMANQSRVYLIDKEFNVVGYTLLLSLIEYKTLVMRGDLDRANQILPTIPKEQHNNVAHFLESRGMIEDALEIATDPDYKFDLAIQLGRLEMAKVIAEEVQSGSKWKQLGELAMSSGKLQLTEDCMKYAMDLSGLLLLYSSLGDAEGVSKLACLAKEQGKNNVAFLCLFTLGRLEDCLQLLVQSNRIPEAALMARSYLPSKVSEIVALWREDLSKVNSKAAESLADPEEYPNLFEDWQVALSVEENTAKTRGVYTAAENYPSHADKSSITLVEAFRNLQVEAEESLENGDIDHEVVEENGHVENEGDGEEQQEEEEVNEEEGVVDEDSTDAAVLVNGSEGEEEWGTNNKGNPSA